From a single Desulfurella sp. genomic region:
- the rplR gene encoding 50S ribosomal protein L18 translates to MLKKHSRNKLRLKRKTRIKYKIRGTQQKPRLCVFKSLNHIYAQLIDDANGNTIISASSLDNQLKGKVKGCNIETAKQVGILIAKKALEKGISNVVFDRNGYLYHGKVKALADAAREGGLIF, encoded by the coding sequence ATGTTAAAAAAACACAGTAGAAACAAATTAAGATTAAAAAGAAAAACTCGCATAAAGTATAAAATTAGAGGAACTCAGCAAAAACCAAGATTATGCGTGTTTAAAAGTTTAAATCATATATATGCTCAATTAATTGATGATGCAAATGGCAATACAATTATTAGCGCTTCAAGTTTAGATAATCAATTAAAAGGTAAAGTAAAAGGTTGCAATATTGAAACTGCAAAGCAAGTAGGTATTCTAATAGCAAAAAAAGCTTTAGAAAAAGGAATATCAAATGTTGTATTTGATAGAAACGGATATCTTTATCATGGAAAAGTTAAAGCCTTAGCAGATGCTGCAAGAGAAGGCGGTTTGATATTTTAG
- the rpsE gene encoding 30S ribosomal protein S5 — protein MDKGFQEYVIKVGRVAKVVKGGRRFRFNALVVVGDGNGRVGIALGKSKEVSEAIKKAVEKAKKEMFRVPITEDGSIPHIIQTKQGSGIVLLKPARPGTGIIAGNTARSILEACGIKNIVTKSIGSNNPFNLASAIIKALKLLRSKEEILKGRGLAQ, from the coding sequence GTGGATAAAGGTTTTCAAGAATATGTTATAAAAGTTGGAAGAGTTGCTAAGGTTGTAAAAGGTGGTAGGAGATTTAGATTTAACGCATTAGTTGTTGTAGGTGATGGAAATGGTCGGGTAGGTATAGCATTAGGAAAATCAAAAGAAGTTTCTGAAGCAATAAAAAAGGCTGTAGAAAAAGCTAAAAAAGAAATGTTTAGAGTCCCTATTACTGAAGATGGTAGTATACCCCATATTATCCAGACAAAGCAGGGTTCCGGTATTGTTTTATTAAAACCCGCTCGTCCCGGTACTGGCATAATTGCAGGTAATACTGCAAGGTCTATTTTAGAAGCATGTGGCATTAAAAATATAGTTACTAAATCTATTGGTTCAAATAATCCATTTAATTTAGCAAGTGCTATTATCAAAGCTCTTAAATTATTACGAAGTAAAGAAGAAATATTGAAAGGAAGGGGATTGGCACAATGA
- the rpmD gene encoding 50S ribosomal protein L30, producing MTLKITMTRSCIGQKDKIKKVARSLGLKRPNQFVLRKDTPHIRGMIKKLYFMVKVEEVE from the coding sequence ATGACACTTAAAATTACAATGACAAGAAGTTGCATTGGGCAAAAGGATAAAATAAAAAAAGTGGCAAGGTCTTTAGGTTTAAAAAGGCCAAATCAATTTGTTTTAAGAAAAGATACGCCTCATATAAGAGGTATGATTAAAAAGTTGTATTTTATGGTCAAAGTTGAAGAAGTTGAATAA
- the rplO gene encoding 50S ribosomal protein L15, which yields MQLFELPKIVDKRKRVGRGDASGYGTTAGKGNKGERARSGHGHLSAYYEGGQTPIYRRLPKRGFKNQFKAEYDIVNLHVLDKKFNENDEVTLETLISKGLVSGKRLVKILGNGTLSKKLNIKAHAFSKQAISKIEQSNSTFEVL from the coding sequence ATGCAATTATTTGAATTACCAAAAATAGTTGATAAGCGCAAAAGAGTTGGAAGAGGCGATGCAAGTGGCTATGGTACCACAGCAGGCAAAGGTAATAAAGGTGAAAGAGCAAGAAGTGGTCATGGTCACTTAAGTGCTTATTATGAAGGTGGACAAACACCTATTTATAGAAGATTGCCAAAAAGGGGTTTTAAAAACCAATTCAAAGCGGAATACGATATTGTAAATCTTCATGTATTGGATAAAAAATTTAATGAAAACGATGAAGTTACACTTGAAACACTTATATCAAAAGGACTGGTAAGTGGTAAAAGGTTGGTCAAAATTCTAGGAAACGGTACGTTGTCAAAAAAATTAAATATTAAAGCGCATGCTTTTTCAAAGCAAGCAATCAGTAAAATTGAACAATCGAATTCTACATTTGAGGTTCTTTAA
- the secY gene encoding preprotein translocase subunit SecY — protein MQDYSNMFNVPELNKRLFFTFIMFVVFRLAAHIPTPGVDTHVLATLVNQNQSTALGLFNLFSGGAISNFSIVSLGIMPYISAAIILELFTAVSPELAKLKKEGESGRRKISEYTRYLTVIISLLQGIGIAIGLQSMHGPNNAPVVIWHGIGFIIFADITLTTGTIFLMWIGEQITERGIGNGISLIIFAGIIARLPAAIGNTFNLVSSGDMSILALLLIFVIVVGVIALIIFVELAQRRVTVQYPRRMVGKRLYNAQSSYIPLKINVSGVIPPIFASSIMLFPATIAKVINVPFIQKISNWLNPGGTLYNVFYVILIFFFAYFYTSIAFNPKDVADNLKKNGGFIPGIRPGKYTADFLDWILTRLTFVGGIYLSFVCVLPWILMQHFSVPFYFGGTAVLIVVQVALDTIMQIQAHLYMRNYDGFLKKGGK, from the coding sequence ATGCAAGATTATTCAAACATGTTTAATGTACCAGAGCTAAATAAGAGACTTTTTTTTACATTTATAATGTTTGTTGTATTTCGATTGGCAGCTCACATACCAACTCCAGGTGTTGATACGCATGTGTTGGCTACTCTTGTAAACCAGAATCAGTCTACCGCACTTGGATTATTCAATCTTTTTAGTGGTGGCGCTATAAGTAACTTCAGTATAGTTTCGCTTGGTATTATGCCCTACATTTCTGCTGCTATTATTTTGGAATTGTTTACTGCTGTGAGTCCAGAGCTTGCAAAATTAAAAAAAGAAGGCGAATCAGGTAGGAGAAAGATATCCGAGTATACAAGATACCTAACTGTGATAATATCGCTTTTGCAGGGAATTGGCATTGCAATAGGTTTGCAATCTATGCATGGGCCAAATAATGCACCTGTTGTTATTTGGCATGGCATAGGTTTTATTATATTTGCAGACATAACATTGACAACAGGTACTATATTTTTAATGTGGATTGGTGAGCAGATAACAGAACGAGGTATCGGAAATGGTATATCTCTTATTATTTTTGCAGGTATTATTGCAAGACTTCCTGCTGCTATAGGTAACACTTTTAACTTGGTAAGCTCTGGTGATATGTCAATATTGGCGCTGCTTCTAATTTTTGTAATAGTAGTTGGAGTTATTGCACTAATAATATTTGTTGAGTTAGCTCAAAGGAGAGTAACTGTTCAGTATCCTCGAAGGATGGTAGGCAAGCGTCTATATAATGCGCAAAGTAGCTACATACCATTAAAAATTAATGTTTCAGGTGTAATTCCACCTATTTTTGCTTCTTCTATAATGTTGTTTCCTGCAACTATAGCCAAAGTTATAAATGTGCCTTTCATTCAAAAAATATCTAACTGGCTAAATCCAGGTGGAACTTTATACAATGTATTCTATGTTATATTGATTTTCTTTTTTGCTTATTTTTATACATCTATTGCCTTTAACCCAAAAGATGTAGCAGATAATCTTAAAAAGAATGGTGGTTTTATACCGGGTATAAGACCAGGTAAATATACAGCTGATTTTCTTGATTGGATACTTACAAGGCTTACTTTTGTAGGTGGTATTTATTTATCATTTGTCTGTGTATTGCCATGGATTTTGATGCAACATTTTAGTGTACCATTTTATTTTGGTGGCACTGCTGTATTGATTGTTGTGCAGGTTGCGCTTGATACAATAATGCAAATACAAGCTCATCTTTACATGAGAAATTATGATGGTTTTTTGAAAAAAGGAGGTAAATAA
- a CDS encoding nucleoside monophosphate kinase, which translates to MILILLGAPGVGKGTQSENIIKKYSIIQISTGDILRNEVKNETDLGLTAKQYMEKGELVPDDLIIKMI; encoded by the coding sequence GTGATTTTGATATTACTGGGAGCTCCTGGTGTAGGAAAAGGTACTCAATCGGAAAATATAATTAAAAAATATTCAATAATTCAAATATCTACTGGCGATATTTTAAGAAACGAAGTAAAAAATGAAACAGATCTTGGCCTTACAGCCAAACAATATATGGAAAAAGGTGAGCTTGTACCAGATGATCTCATTATAAAAATGATA
- a CDS encoding AAA-associated domain-containing protein — MKGIFPLNIKIGQIHGVISILKEHDGEISLQKLSDEALEQADDLINILEACKLLGFIKINKGKIKLNKKLEEKNFHEINVEIKKKLLKIDLKFLKNIQSL; from the coding sequence ATGAAAGGGATTTTTCCTCTGAATATAAAGATAGGTCAGATACACGGAGTAATTTCAATACTAAAAGAGCACGATGGCGAAATTTCTTTGCAGAAGCTTTCTGATGAGGCATTGGAACAGGCAGATGACCTTATCAATATATTGGAAGCCTGCAAACTTCTTGGATTTATAAAGATAAACAAGGGAAAAATAAAACTTAACAAAAAACTTGAAGAAAAGAACTTCCATGAGATAAACGTGGAGATAAAAAAGAAACTGTTGAAAATAGACTTAAAGTTTTTAAAGAACATACAAAGCCTTTAA
- the map gene encoding type I methionyl aminopeptidase, with protein MIILKSKQEIEKMRVVNAMVAKVLNMLKNEVKPGITTYELDRLAMEYSAKLNAKPAFLGYGGFPNALCVSVNEEVVHGIPSRKKILKEGDIVSLDFGLFYDGFYGDSAITVGVGSISKAKQKLIDVTRESLYKGIEQAKPGNYLFDISRVIQNFVESNGFNVVRDYVGHGIGRNLHEEPQVPNYVPSNGRNVLLKVGMTIAIEPMVNMGTYEVEIKKDGWSVVTKDRLPSAHFEHTIAILEEGTLILSKEN; from the coding sequence ATGATTATTCTTAAATCTAAACAAGAAATAGAAAAAATGCGTGTTGTAAACGCAATGGTAGCTAAAGTATTAAATATGTTGAAAAATGAAGTAAAACCTGGTATAACAACATATGAGCTTGATAGGCTTGCAATGGAATATTCTGCTAAACTGAATGCAAAGCCAGCTTTTTTGGGATACGGAGGTTTTCCAAACGCTTTGTGTGTTTCTGTTAACGAAGAAGTTGTCCACGGTATTCCTTCCAGGAAAAAAATCTTGAAAGAAGGTGACATAGTAAGCCTGGATTTTGGCTTGTTTTATGATGGCTTTTATGGTGATTCGGCCATTACTGTTGGTGTGGGTAGTATTTCAAAAGCAAAGCAAAAGCTTATTGATGTAACAAGAGAAAGTTTGTATAAAGGTATTGAACAAGCAAAACCCGGCAATTATCTATTTGATATTTCAAGAGTAATTCAAAATTTTGTTGAATCAAATGGATTCAATGTCGTTAGAGATTATGTTGGGCATGGTATAGGCAGGAATCTTCATGAAGAACCACAGGTTCCAAACTATGTGCCTTCAAATGGACGAAATGTACTGTTAAAAGTTGGTATGACAATTGCAATTGAGCCGATGGTAAATATGGGTACTTATGAAGTTGAGATTAAAAAAGACGGTTGGAGTGTTGTTACAAAAGATAGATTACCTTCTGCGCATTTTGAACACACTATAGCAATTTTAGAAGAAGGAACCCTAATATTGAGCAAGGAGAATTGA
- the infA gene encoding translation initiation factor IF-1 codes for MAKEKPVVVEGEVIEALPNAMFRVKLDNNHVVLAHVAGKMRMHFIKILPGDKVKLEISPYSIEKGRIIYRYK; via the coding sequence ATGGCAAAAGAAAAGCCAGTAGTAGTTGAAGGTGAGGTTATAGAGGCGCTACCCAATGCAATGTTTAGAGTAAAATTGGATAATAACCATGTAGTTTTAGCTCATGTTGCTGGCAAAATGCGTATGCACTTTATTAAAATCTTACCAGGAGATAAGGTGAAATTAGAAATTTCACCATACAGCATAGAAAAAGGTAGAATAATTTATAGATATAAATAA
- the rpmJ gene encoding 50S ribosomal protein L36 has product MKVRSSVKKICPKCKIIKRKGVVRVICENPKHKQRQG; this is encoded by the coding sequence ATGAAAGTAAGATCTTCTGTGAAAAAAATTTGTCCAAAATGCAAAATAATAAAAAGAAAAGGTGTTGTTAGGGTTATATGCGAAAACCCAAAACACAAACAAAGACAAGGTTAG